The window TAATTACTTAACTTTATACAGCCATGCTGCTCATTCCTGCTATCGACCTGAAAGACGGTCACTGCGTACGCCTTAAACAAGGTGATATGAACCAAGCCACCGTGTTCTCCGAAGACCCCGCCGAGATGGCGCGTCATTGGCTAGAGCAAGGCGCAAGACGACTACATCTGGTCGATCTGAACGGAGCTTTCGCAGGTAAGCCAAAAAATGAAACAGCAGTCAAAGCGATTTTGAAGGCGGTGCGTGAGTTTGCGGAAGAAAATGATATTGATGAAATCCCGGTGCAACTCGGTGGCGGTATCCGTGATCTGGATACGATAGAGCGTTATCTGGATGACGGTATCAGCTACATCATTATCGGCACTGCCGCAGTTAAAAATCCTGGATTTCTGGCAGATGCCTGCGGTGCCTTCCCAGGACAAATTATTGTTGGTATTGATGCCAAAGATGGCAAGGTCGCGACGGATGGCTGGAGCAAACTGTCGGGTCATGAAGTCATCGATCTGGCGAAAAAATTTGAAGGTTATGGCGTCGAGTCGATTATTTATACCGACATCGGCCGCGATGGCATGATGGGCGGCGTCAATATCGAAGCCACAGTCAAGCTGGCGCAAGCTGTGAGTATTCCGGTGATTGCATCTGGCGGCGTCCATAATCTGCAAGATGTTGAAGCCTTGTGCGCGGTGCAAGGCGAGGGGATAGAAGGCGTGATTTGTGGCCGTTCTATTTACGAAGGCACATTAGATCTTGCTAGCGCACAGGAACGCGCTGATGAATTTGATGACATAGACGATAGCGAAGAAAACTAAGCATGGCTTTAGCAAAGCGCATTATCCCTTGTCTTGATGTGACCGCTGGTCGTGTCGTCAAGGGTATCAATTTTCAGGAACTGCGTGACGCCGGCGATCCGGTTGAGATCGCGCGTCGCTACGACGGGCAAGGCGCTGATGAAATTACTTTTCTTGATATCACCGCATCCAGTGACGGACGCGATTTAATTTTACCGATTATCGAGGCAGTCGCTTCGCAAGTATTTATCCCTTTAACGGTGGGCGGTGGTGTACGTACGGTGGCCGATGTGCGCCGCTTATTAAATGCCGGTGCAGATAAGATTGGTATCAACACATCTGCAGTGACCAATCCGCAATTGGTGTTTGAAGCATCGCAAAAATACGGATCACAATGCATCGTTGTGGCGATTGACGCAAAACAAACCGCACCTGGAAAATGGGAAGTCTTTACCCACGGTGGCCGTAATGCTACTGGTTTAGATGCGGTGGAGTGGGCACGAAATATGGCACGCTTGGGTGCGGGAGAAATTTTGCTGACCAGCATGGATAGGGATGGTACGAAAGTAGGATTTGATTTGGGTCTGACCCGCGCAGTGTCGGATGCGGTCTCAATACCGGTGATCGCCTCCGGTGGCGTTGGTGGTCTGCAAGACTTAGCCGACGGCATCAAAATTGGTGGTGCTGATGCGGTACTAGCCGCAAGTATTTTCCATTATGGACAACATACCGTGCAAGAAGCCAAGCAATTTATGGCAGCACAACAGATTTCAATGAGACTGTCATGAGCGCGTCAAAATGGTTGAATAAAGTGCGCTGGGACGATCAAGGGTTGGTGCCTGTGATTGCGCAAGAGGCGTCCAGCAATGACGTGCTGATGTTCGCTTGGATGAACCGGGATGCTCTGACCAAAACCGTAGAGTTAGGCGAAGCGGTTTATTGGAGTCGCTCGCGGAAAAAATTATGGCACAAAGGCGAAGAGTCCGGCCATGTTCAAAAGGTTTTGGAGATTCGCCTTGACTGCGATGAAGATGTGGTTCTTCTCAAAATAGAACAAGTCGATAGCATCGCTTGCCATACGGGTCGCCACTCGTGCTTCTTCCAAAAGTTTGAAGGCGGCGTCAATGACGGTGATTGGGAGGCTGTTGATCCCGTCTTAAAAGACCCAGAAACTATCTATAAATAATGACCAGTAATTAGAAAAGATTGTATGAGTGAAACCTTAAAGCGACTGTCTGAAGTCATCGAGAGCCGCAAAGCTGCTAACGGCGGCGACCCGGCAACTTCGTATGTCGCGCGTTTGTTTTCCAAGGGCGACGACGCGATACTCAAAAAAATTGGCGAAGAAGCGACCGAAACTGTGATGGCCGCCAAAGATGCCCGCGTCTCAGGTGATAAATCTAAAGTCTTGTATGAATGTGCCGATCTCTGGTTTCATTCCATGGTCTTGCTGGCACAGTTTGATTTGACGCCGCAAGATGTCTTGAATGAGTTGGCAAGACGCGAAGGCTTATCCGGTATTGAGGAAAAAGCTTCCCGCCCAGATTAAGACAGAACTTACGCAAAATCGCCCCAGCTGCGTTGCAGCGCCTAGTCGTACTAAAGTACTGCCTTCGTCGCTACGCCTTGCTGGGACAATTTGGCGTAAGTCCTATAAGAATTTAAGCAAATTTTTTAACTGTATTTCAACCGTCTTGCACAACAATATGAGGACACCGTGAGTAACTGTATTTTCTGTAAAATTGTGGCAAAACAAATTCCGTCTAGTGTGGTTTATGAAGACGAAGAGTTTCTGGCGTTTAAAGATATTAATCCTGCTGCTCCGGTGCATTTTTTAATTATTCCCAAGCAGCATGTAGAAACTCTGGCGCAAACAACTCCGGAGCATGCAGGGATGTTGGGGCGGATGTTAGCGCTGGCGCCTAAATTGGCGCAAGAGCAAGGTTGCGGTCTCACGCAAGATACCGATGGTAACGTCAGTGGTGGTTACAAGACGCTGATTAACACCGGACCGGATGGCGGGCAAGAGGTGTATCATCTTCATTTACACGTGATTGGCGGTCCGCAGCCATGGCGCGGTCAGCGATAGTTCCGCATTAACCGCTTCTTATAGATCAATAATTTGTCTGAGCGTTCACGCTCGTTTTAGGAGATATCATGGGTTCATTCAGTATTTGGCACTGGTTAATTGTGTTGGTCATTGTGATGCTGGTATTCGGCACCAAAAAAATTGGTAATATCGGATCCGATCTTGGCAAGGCTGTCAAAGGTTTTAAAGACGGCGTCAAGGGCGAAGAAGAGAAGGCTGCAGACGCACAAAAAGTCGCGGATAAAACATCGGGTACAACAATTGATGTTGATGCTAAAGAAAAATCCAAGCTCTGATGTTGCTACCTCAGATTGCTAGCCTCTGGTTTTAAAAGACACCACTCATGATAGATCTTGGCATCAGTAAGTTGGCGTTAATTGGCGTGGTTGCTTTAATCGTAATCGGTCCTGAAAAACTGCCAAAAGTAGCGCGTATGGCTGGCACATTATTTGGTCGTGCCCAACGTTACATCAACGAAGTCAAATCGGAAGTCAGTCGTGAGATTGAGCTTGATGAGCTGCGTCAGATGCATAAAGATGCGCAAGAGGCAGTACAGGACGTCGGGCAGTCGATTGCTAAAGGTTTGTCTGAAACGCAGAACGATATTCGCTCTGCCTGGCAAGATCCAGAAACGGATTCCTCCTTGCTCAATCCGCCCAGCGTGAGTCATCTGGCTTTTAAGGCAAAAGATTTCCGTCGTAAAAAGATCGCTAAGACATCAGCAATTCCTGCCTGGTATAAAAATCGTCATGGCGGTCGCAGTCATGTGATGTCCGGCGCGGCGCGGGTTGCCAAGTTCAGAGCAAAACGCAATTCTTCCGCCAGTTTCTTTTAAATGACATGCCTTATCGCTAGTCATATCATTTTCCACATTGTTATAGGTTCTGCACCAGCATGAGTGACCCACAAGCATCGGGAGTTGAAGACACGTTTATCTCGCATCTGGTCGAATTGCGTGATCGGCTGGTCAAAGCATCGATCGGTATTGCGATTGTCTGTGCGGCTTTGTTTGCCTGGCCCGGGCCTTCTGCCATCTATGATTTTCTGGCGAAGCCGATGATTGCATCCTTGCCTGTCGGTGCCAAAATGATTGCGACGGGTGTGATTTCTCCTTTTCTGGTGCCGATGAAAGTGACCTTGCTTTTGGCGTTTATGCTGGCGCTACCATGGGTGTTGTATCAAGTCTGGGCATTTGTTGCGCCTGGCTTATATTCCCATGAGAAAAGATTGGTGGCGCCTTTAGTGATTTCCTCCTCACTGTTGTTTTTTTCTGGCGTGGCGTTTTGTTATTTCTTTGTGTTTGGGCGCGTATTTAAATTCATCAGCGAGTTTGCTCCGACCTCGATTACCGTTTCGCCGGACATAGAAAATTACCTCGATTTTGTGATGTCGATGTGCCTTGCCTTTGGCATGACATTTGAAGTGCCGATTGTGGTGGTGGTGTTGGTACGTATGGGGCTGGTCTCGGTAGAGCAGTTGAAAGCGATGCGTCCTTACATCATCGTCGGCGCCTTTGTGGTTGCCGCGATTGTGACGCCACCTGACATCGTCAGCCAGTTCTCACTGGCATTGCCGATGTGGTTTTTATTTGAATTGGGTTTGCTAGTGGCTCCGATCTTTGTCAAAGCCACGCAAGCACCGGATGAAGTCTCGGATTAGTCGGGACCCACGCTACTAGCGGCGGTGCGCAACCACCCGACCAGGGGATAGGCTGCCTTAAAACCTTCGGTGACGATTTCCCCCATTTGTTCTGGCGTGGTTTCATCCAGCGTAAACTCGGTCCAGACCATAAAATTCTTCAGCTTAATTTGCTCGATGTGCGGCGATTCTGGATCAAAGCCTTTGGGTGGACGCGTTAATTTCCCTTCCTCTTGCAAGCTACCAAAAATTTGTTTAAGCCCCTTATTTTTTAAGACTTTAGAAAAACCCTCTGGATCAGCCAGGATCTGATTGCGGATGGCGCGCAAGCGATCCGATGGCGGCATGTATTCGCCCACAGCGAAGAACAATCGTCCCGTTGCATCAATCTGGAAGTAATAAGCAGGGCCGCCACCTTCGCTAGGTTTCTTACGACCGCTAGGCAAAATCGAGGCCGAAAAAGTAGTCTTATAAGGTGATTTATCCGCAGAAAAGCGCATGTCGCGGTTGATACGGAACAAAGCTTTTTTCGGCTCGCAACCAATGATCGCAGGATCAAATTTGCTGATTTTAGCGATCAGATCAGTCACGAGTTCTAAAAATTCAGCGCGTAAAATATCGTAGCGAGGCTTGTTCATGACGAACCAGGCGCGGTTATTGTTTTCGGATAATTCGAACAGAAAGCGTTTTAAATCACGGATATGCATTGCGTGCCTTTGCGTCTTTTAAGTGCTGGTGAACCATGTATTAAATGGATATTTTTTATTGTGTAGTGCAGGGATGTAAAGCAAACCCCATGCATTGTTTAAACAATTGAATTGATCAAAATTAGCGCCAATTTCAATATACTCCCCCTCATTTTTATAAAAAATGCCGTATTGTCCAGTAATTGATTGGACAATTAAATATACATGATGGGAGTATATTAAATGCTCACTAGCAGGCTGATTATGCATTCCAGATAAAATATCGGCTAAATCATACTAGCGCAGCAGCATATTAACTTTTTTCATGAGTGCGATGAGTCGCTTATTCTTCTCGTTTCAGAACCGGGCGCTTGCCTATAAATACTTCAAACGTTGATTCAGCTGTATTGCGTAAAACGGCAATTTTAGCTTTTTGGTTGGGTGGCAATTGCGCAATCAGATTCAGCATTTCGGTAGTGTCGGCGACTGGTTTACCTTCAATTGCCAGCAAAATATCACCCGGCTTGATGCCTGCTTTATCCGCTGGTCCACCACGAATTACGCCCGCAATAATCGCCCCAGATTTTTGTTTGATACCAAAACTTTCTGCCAGTTCTGGCGTGATATCTTGCGGTTCTACGCCGATCCAGCCGCGCACGACTTGCCCATTTTTGATGATTGATTCCATCACCGTTTTGATGGTTGTTACAGGAATTGCAAAGCCTATCCCCAGCGAGCCGCCGCTGCGGGAATAGATCGCAGTATTAATTCCTAATAAGTTGCCGTTGACATCGACCAATGCGCCGCCCGAGTTGCCGGGATTGATGGCAGCATCGGTCTGGATAAAATTTTCAAAGGTATTGATGTCAAGGTGGTTGCGCCCCAGCGCAGAGATAATCCCCATCGTTACTGTTTGTCCAACGCCAAACGGATTGCCAATCGCCAGCACCACATCACCGACGCTGGATTGTTCAGGATGTCCTAATGTGATTGCAGGCAAATCCGGCAAATCAATTTTAATCACAGCCAAATCGGTCTCTGGATCGGTGCCGATGACTTTGGCAATCGATTTGCGCCCATCGGCTAACACGATATCAATTTCTTCAGCAGCTTCAACCACATGGTTGTTGGTCAGGATATATCCCTCTGGACTGAGAATGACGCCAGAGCCAAGGCTGACTTGTTTTTCCGCTTGTTGATTTTGCTGGTCGCCAAAAAAGCGCTTAAGGAATGGGTCGTTTAGCAAGGGATTGTTGGTCTGCTTCGCCTCTTTTGAAGTGTAAATATTGACCACCGATGGCATCGCGCGCTTGGCCGCATTGCGATACGAACTTTGGCTGGCGACCGAATTAACGGGCGCTTCTTGCAACGTGACTGTGGACGCCATGCGCAGGCTTTGATTGCCGCTGAACCCCTTGTTTGCCCATTCTGGTTTTAAGGTGGTTACAATAAACCAGAGTGCTAAAGCCACCGTAATGGTTTGCGCAAATAAGAGCCAGAGACGTCGCATAGAGGAACCAGAAAAAAATGAATCAAGTGAAAATGACACAGCCGCAATCAGTGACGAGAGCAAAGCTATCGGACTATTTGGCAGAAGAGCTACAGATTAACCGCTTTCGTGATTATTGCCCAAATGGCGTACAGGTGGAAGGGCGTGAACAGATAAAACGTATCGTGACCGGGGTCACGGCCAGTTTGGCGTTGCTGGAAAAAGCGGTTCATTTACAAGCCGATGCGATCTTGGTACACCACGGCTATTTTTGGCGCGGCGAAGACATGCGAGTCATCGGGCAAAAGCACAAGAGGTTAAAGCTGTTGCTAGAGCATGATATTTCTTTGTTCGCCTACCATTTGCCGTTGGACATGCATGCTCAGCTCGGTAATAACGCACAACTGGCGCAGCGATTGGGCTTGTTACCAAAAGCGCGATTTGGTGAGGATGATCTGGGCTGGATCGGCATCGCTGAGGATGCCTCTCTGCGTAGCGTCGGACAACTGGCCGCACAAATTGAAGCACGATTGGGTCGCAAGCCTTTGTTGATTGGTGATCCAGAGCAGCTAGTCGCTAAGATCGCATGGTGTACCGGCGCAGCGCAAAACATGCTGGATCAGGCGATCAGTGCTGGTGCCAGTGTGTATTTAAGCGGAGAAATTTCTGAACCCACCGTGCATCTGGCACGTGAGTCTGGTGTGGCTTATCTGGCATGCGGACATCATGCGACTGAACGATACGGCATACAGGCTTTGGGACAACATCTGGCTGAGAAGTTTGGGTTAGCGCATCATTTTGTCGATATCGATAATCCAGTTTGATATAAAAAAGCCGCTAATTCTTAAAGTTGCTTTGAAATTAGCGGCTTT of the Undibacterium sp. 5I1 genome contains:
- a CDS encoding Nif3-like dinuclear metal center hexameric protein — translated: MTRAKLSDYLAEELQINRFRDYCPNGVQVEGREQIKRIVTGVTASLALLEKAVHLQADAILVHHGYFWRGEDMRVIGQKHKRLKLLLEHDISLFAYHLPLDMHAQLGNNAQLAQRLGLLPKARFGEDDLGWIGIAEDASLRSVGQLAAQIEARLGRKPLLIGDPEQLVAKIAWCTGAAQNMLDQAISAGASVYLSGEISEPTVHLARESGVAYLACGHHATERYGIQALGQHLAEKFGLAHHFVDIDNPV
- the tatB gene encoding Sec-independent protein translocase protein TatB, producing MIDLGISKLALIGVVALIVIGPEKLPKVARMAGTLFGRAQRYINEVKSEVSREIELDELRQMHKDAQEAVQDVGQSIAKGLSETQNDIRSAWQDPETDSSLLNPPSVSHLAFKAKDFRRKKIAKTSAIPAWYKNRHGGRSHVMSGAARVAKFRAKRNSSASFF
- a CDS encoding histidine triad nucleotide-binding protein, whose product is MSNCIFCKIVAKQIPSSVVYEDEEFLAFKDINPAAPVHFLIIPKQHVETLAQTTPEHAGMLGRMLALAPKLAQEQGCGLTQDTDGNVSGGYKTLINTGPDGGQEVYHLHLHVIGGPQPWRGQR
- a CDS encoding phosphoribosyl-ATP diphosphatase — protein: MSETLKRLSEVIESRKAANGGDPATSYVARLFSKGDDAILKKIGEEATETVMAAKDARVSGDKSKVLYECADLWFHSMVLLAQFDLTPQDVLNELARREGLSGIEEKASRPD
- the hisA gene encoding 1-(5-phosphoribosyl)-5-[(5-phosphoribosylamino)methylideneamino]imidazole-4-carboxamide isomerase yields the protein MLLIPAIDLKDGHCVRLKQGDMNQATVFSEDPAEMARHWLEQGARRLHLVDLNGAFAGKPKNETAVKAILKAVREFAEENDIDEIPVQLGGGIRDLDTIERYLDDGISYIIIGTAAVKNPGFLADACGAFPGQIIVGIDAKDGKVATDGWSKLSGHEVIDLAKKFEGYGVESIIYTDIGRDGMMGGVNIEATVKLAQAVSIPVIASGGVHNLQDVEALCAVQGEGIEGVICGRSIYEGTLDLASAQERADEFDDIDDSEEN
- the hisF gene encoding imidazole glycerol phosphate synthase subunit HisF, giving the protein MALAKRIIPCLDVTAGRVVKGINFQELRDAGDPVEIARRYDGQGADEITFLDITASSDGRDLILPIIEAVASQVFIPLTVGGGVRTVADVRRLLNAGADKIGINTSAVTNPQLVFEASQKYGSQCIVVAIDAKQTAPGKWEVFTHGGRNATGLDAVEWARNMARLGAGEILLTSMDRDGTKVGFDLGLTRAVSDAVSIPVIASGGVGGLQDLADGIKIGGADAVLAASIFHYGQHTVQEAKQFMAAQQISMRLS
- the tatC gene encoding twin-arginine translocase subunit TatC; translated protein: MSDPQASGVEDTFISHLVELRDRLVKASIGIAIVCAALFAWPGPSAIYDFLAKPMIASLPVGAKMIATGVISPFLVPMKVTLLLAFMLALPWVLYQVWAFVAPGLYSHEKRLVAPLVISSSLLFFSGVAFCYFFVFGRVFKFISEFAPTSITVSPDIENYLDFVMSMCLAFGMTFEVPIVVVVLVRMGLVSVEQLKAMRPYIIVGAFVVAAIVTPPDIVSQFSLALPMWFLFELGLLVAPIFVKATQAPDEVSD
- a CDS encoding Do family serine endopeptidase, producing the protein MRRLWLLFAQTITVALALWFIVTTLKPEWANKGFSGNQSLRMASTVTLQEAPVNSVASQSSYRNAAKRAMPSVVNIYTSKEAKQTNNPLLNDPFLKRFFGDQQNQQAEKQVSLGSGVILSPEGYILTNNHVVEAAEEIDIVLADGRKSIAKVIGTDPETDLAVIKIDLPDLPAITLGHPEQSSVGDVVLAIGNPFGVGQTVTMGIISALGRNHLDINTFENFIQTDAAINPGNSGGALVDVNGNLLGINTAIYSRSGGSLGIGFAIPVTTIKTVMESIIKNGQVVRGWIGVEPQDITPELAESFGIKQKSGAIIAGVIRGGPADKAGIKPGDILLAIEGKPVADTTEMLNLIAQLPPNQKAKIAVLRNTAESTFEVFIGKRPVLKREE
- the tatA gene encoding Sec-independent protein translocase subunit TatA, with the translated sequence MGSFSIWHWLIVLVIVMLVFGTKKIGNIGSDLGKAVKGFKDGVKGEEEKAADAQKVADKTSGTTIDVDAKEKSKL
- the hisI gene encoding phosphoribosyl-AMP cyclohydrolase, which gives rise to MSASKWLNKVRWDDQGLVPVIAQEASSNDVLMFAWMNRDALTKTVELGEAVYWSRSRKKLWHKGEESGHVQKVLEIRLDCDEDVVLLKIEQVDSIACHTGRHSCFFQKFEGGVNDGDWEAVDPVLKDPETIYK
- a CDS encoding DUF2461 domain-containing protein, which gives rise to MHIRDLKRFLFELSENNNRAWFVMNKPRYDILRAEFLELVTDLIAKISKFDPAIIGCEPKKALFRINRDMRFSADKSPYKTTFSASILPSGRKKPSEGGGPAYYFQIDATGRLFFAVGEYMPPSDRLRAIRNQILADPEGFSKVLKNKGLKQIFGSLQEEGKLTRPPKGFDPESPHIEQIKLKNFMVWTEFTLDETTPEQMGEIVTEGFKAAYPLVGWLRTAASSVGPD